GGTATGGTTGGGAggttaatttataataatccaACTTGTTGTATAAATTGATGCATTTCGAATAAACTGGAAACCATTGAAAAGAGTTACCctaaaaacaaatataaaatagtATTAGCTACTCGTCGCTACCGATTATCAAAATGCAGTAACACTCTCATCCAGTAGGGATAGCCAAAGTCAGGTTTGTGCAATCTGCAGCGCGGTAGATTTTTCCAGGTCCCATCCTAGTCACTGATTGCGAGAGGCCCTAGAGCCACTTATTGAAAGGCCCATTCATAACACTATAGCCTAATAAATGTCAAAAAGGCCTATTTGAATTCGTTAccataaatttaattataatatattttttccaattgaattattgttaccATACATCAAATAGATGCATTTgcattataggcctacttattatgttttttgacagtgaattttaaaaatgaattgagtATTTTAACTGGTGAGCCTTCTTCAAATTATTGATCAGAGTGAGGAAATATATTGATTTCTGATATATTAGTGCAGCATATCGCTTATTACACTAGGACTCTAGACAGAGGACAGAGAATTTGTAAAAAGGtatagtaataaattatcattaaacTCGGTAAATTACTTTCAGTAGAacaagtttattgaataaataaatgaaagtcTATATACAGAAACATTGTAgtatataatttaaaatgatattatcattactataaACAATGcattaaatcaattatttaatagtcacagtaaattttaaaataataaaatatatacaataaGAATAAAGTTTACAATTCAGTATATATAactaacaaataattgatatatTTACAACGTTGGGAATGAAGAAGTACTTATTTTGAAGATTCGCTATTTTGCAATTGAGTAACATACTGAACTTCTATAGTTCTATTGTTTTACTTTGCAAAAATTTGTTCACACTATAATGTGAACATTCAAACCGCGCGCCACTCAATAACTTTACAAGTTAAGTgcaatgaattgaaataatttaatcaatgttattataattgaatatttattaaaactaatcaaaataggtctaaataatattatttataatataacataaccAAAAACATTAAGTATAAACTGCAACTGCACAAATATTGAGTATATGAAATGTAACTAAATTAATTCATTCTTTATTACAAACTTAAACCtaaaaactaatataaaaatatttacaatgtattataatatacttTATCTTAATTAAAATGATAAGAATTAATGATTtgtcataatatattttattcaattttgaggttagaatgtCTTTTTGGAGGGTTTTTGATTGCTCATCCTTCTTGTTTTGTTTGAGAGCTGGTAAAGGAAACATCAATTGTTTGGGGTATGAAATCTGGATATGAgacctattttatattatattcattcaaagaccttaaagatatctctttaaggtctttgtatTCATTTAGTAGTTATAAGGGCCCAGTTAGTTTTTTATGAGTCACTTCTCCTTTGTAAATGTAGTAATAAGACCTTAAATGATGGGATGTATACAATTTCAATGCAAAACCATTCTTGTACTTTGGGCTAAAGACGCCAGTAGAATAAAGACTATTATTGGAATCAATAGTTGTTTGTCTTACCGAACCTCCAACATCATTTTTattacattaaataaataagaatcatTTTTTCGAACTAAATGGAACGTTTCAGAAGTACCTAAATGGTGATTGGGTCAATAGCACCCGGTATTGTGAAAGAACTAGGTTCGGAAGAGCGCATTCCTCTTCAACTCTGCAACCAGTATAGTCGtgtattctattaaattatttaataaaatacatgaGCATACTGGTCGCAAGGATCATTGCACAAGGGACACCGCAGGTTGATTTGGTGTGCGGGATTCTGCTGGGCACATCCTTCACACATACAAAGATGTAAAAACGGCAAACATATATGTGTTGAAGGATGGCCAGACAGATCACGCAAGGCCGGACCCGACCAACATCCTCATTCTGTGGAGGGATGGGAATTTCCCCCGGCCACGACCAGCGAATCCGCGTCCCACTCTCCCTCTCCTGGGTCCTCGTCCACGGCCTCTCCTAACTCTCGGAGCACCTCCAGCTGCTGGTCGAGCTTCTTCTGGTGGAGCCAAGAATCAGGAATTTTATTTGCCTTGAAACTTTACAAGAAAGCAACATTGTCAAAcaatgaaacaatttataatacaacCTCTGTCGTAAGTTATATAGTTGAAACAGTTTACATTTGGTTATCATACAATTTACAAATTCATTATACTGAATACTTTTGCTTTCAGCCAGTTACCTAAGACTCTACTGAATTGTTTTGATGGTAGTTTTTTCACACTGCTTGGTAATTTATTATAGAGAAGAATCTGCTGATACCTATGACTTTCAATGGATTTGTGCAGTTCAACCCTAGGTCTTACAACGAGGTCCTTTTGTATCGTATTGTAAGAGTGAGTTTCCGAGATTTcattatataaatgaatattgttcttaacaaaaactaaattataaaaaatgtacagACATGGCAAagtcattattttgttttccgGAAAAATattcctacaagtttcattataaatcagatgaaatattattctcattgccGTTTTCTGCCATATGAAGGCATTTTTAGCTGAAGGTGAGTTACCCCATAATTTTACACCGTAAATGAGATGTGAATGGAACAGTCCATAATAGATCATTACAATGACATTCAAGCTCACACAAGCCTTCAATTTTCTCAAGAGAAAATTAACACGAGCAAGCTTTTTTCAACATGATGATTCCAAGTGATTTTACTATCCATGAATATTCCCAGTAGTCTAACAGGCTGAAATAAATCATCTCCCACATTCAGATTACATTTGTTAGTGAGAAAATTAATTGTTCtgttttatttccattaatagtCAGCATATTAGCTTCAAACCACAATTTTGATTCTTCTAAGGCCCTATCAAGTTTATTTCCAACACTTTTCAAGTCAACATCTGAGTGAACCATGGTTGTGTCGTCTGCATACAATACAGAGAATACAGAATTATTGAAgctgaaattattaataaatactaaaaatagAAAAGGACCAAGTACGGATCCCCGTGGGACTTCTACTTTCACTTCCAGAAATGTCGAATTCATAAAGTCACAGCTGACCATCTGTTTTCTACCATTCAAATATGTTTGAATAAGCCTGAGCTCCTTGTCAACAACTCCATACTTTTCTAACTTAGTATCTAGGATGGAGTGCGAAACACACTTAAAGGTTTTACCCAGATCTATCATGACAGATCCCATAGTAAGCTTTTGTTCGAAACCATCCAATACCAAATCAACAACCTTCTCAACTGCATATATTGTGGAGTGGTTGGGCCGAAAGCCAAACTGTAGTgaataaagtaaattattacaaacaaaatatttataaagttGAATTAGAAagcatgattcaataattttactcaatatGGGCACAATTGCTGTTGGTCTATAATTCACAGACTCATTTGGATCACCTTTCTTAAATATTTGCATTACTTGGTTACTTTCAAGCAGGCAGGGAATAAACCATTTACAAGAACAAAATTTACAATATAAGTAAGTTGGAATAGAATAACATAATGTTGAACCGGCTTCTTGAGAAGCGAAACGTCACATATCGATAATAGTCACAATCACTAAAACAACAAGTTCTGAAGTGAAAGTCGAGAGTATTGAAACAATTATGCACTGTTTTAACTTTACTAGTCAAGTAATGGGTTAGCTTGTAAGAGCCAAACAAATtttaagattgattgatttcataCAAAAACTATCTGCTCGCTTGAACAAGAACACTTGACAACTGATATCAAACACGAATATAAGACGAAATTAACTTTCCTAATAAAATTTAAACTTGTTTAAAATAGCTATTATGAAGATCAACTAATCAGGCAGATCCCGTACTGCCAATGGAGCCAATGGAGCTGGTGGAGCCAATGGTGCTGGTGGAGCCAATGGAGCTGGAGCGGCAAGTGGCACTTCTTCCACAAGTGCATCGCCTTGCCCCATAAACTCCTCCCAGTTTACAATGTCATCTGTAATAATACAGTCAAtattagaagaaaaataaatgttatagtGAGCAGTATCTGTTTCAGAAGATCCAATAGCATGAGAGCACTAATTTACAATACagttattacaatattacaattcaGTTTTTGCTTTTTtagcaaaaatagaaaagaaatgaagacaaacttttttcaaaaatgttacacCTTGTTTTCTCCACGCGTCTCATGCGATCAAGGCAACCCTCAATATACTATTCTTGATTTCTCTCAACCCGTAGTGTTGTCTGCCATGTACGAGTCTACTCTGTATCTAGTTTTCTGTATCAATTGTTTAATAGTTGAGTATTGACCAAAAGTAGTCTCTCCTTTTCTATGAATATGTGGTTGTGACAATAacagtcaaatcaaatcaatttatttttccacattgcattacaaaaaaatgtaaaattcataaattcaattataaatagaatacatcaattgaaatagaaaattatacattattacATTAATGCTAGTACATAGATGGCGTGGAATTCCCCCAAGAAGACTATACGTCTGTGAATGGGGGAGAGTTCTTGCATGAAAATAGAGTAACATGTATCTTTATCTGTGCTATGAACTATTAACTTCATGTTCTATACAACCTATATAAGTAAATGTAACTGctgtttatagtttattcaaaatacGTGATCAATAGCAGAGcagagttgattataaatttacaaatgGGAGAGCAAGGGAACCTAAGACCAGCAATGAAGCGAAaaagttatattttaattaaattgagcTGGTAAGTTATACTATATGTTGTACGGTGAATGGAGCAGTTCCTCAGTTCCAATCCAGCCTATGCCAAAAAGCCACCCGACCAACCTACTTTTATACACCACGTCGCTGCAATTCTCAGCCTCCCTGATGACGTCCGGCAAATTCCTATAGATAATTTGAGCTAGGTAGTATGGTGATTTGAGTTCTATTTCATGCATTAATCTAGGTGTTGAATATCCATGGTTGTTCCTGAGTCGTGTTTGATAATTGTGTTGTATATTAGCAAAtaggtttattttatttttccttatATATGTGagaattgtttttataaataactGTCTTAGATTGAGCACAGGGAAGTCCGAGAATAGCAGCAACGTGGGGTACCTGGATTCTTTTTTCAGGATAGTTTTCATTATTGTGCGTTGAGTGACGGCCAGCGGCTCCAGGCAAGCAGATGAAACACCTCCCCAAACTATTATTCCATACTGCAATATTGATTGGGCATATGCATGGTAGATCCTCCTACACAATCTAATGTCTAGTACCTGGCTGAGCTGAGAGAGTCCATACAACATCCTTCTAAGCCTCTGTTTGACACATTGAATATGGGGATCCCAACTCAAGTGATGGTCAAAAATAACCCCAAGATATTTGTATTGGTCAACTCTCATGATTGATCCACATGTACAGACTGAGGATTCTAAATCTGTACATGTATGCATTTTCACCTGTCTTGAGCCTGGATCTGATTGATTCCTTGTTACAATCGGCATATACTTTGTTTTAGTTATATTTACTGTTAAGCTGTTATGGTCGaaccagttttttatttttgaaaggtCTATAGTGGCATTTTTATATACATCTTCCCAATCCTTGCCAACAGAAACAACAACCGTGTCATCAGAAAATAGGAATATCTTGCTTGTCGTGTTGAGCTTTGaaatgttattgatattatNNNNNNNNNNNNNNNNNNNNNNNNNNNNNNNNNNNNNNNNNNNNNNNNNNNNNNNNNNNNNNNNNNNNNNNNNNNNNNNNNNNNNNNNNNNNNNNNNNNNTGAAGACTGAGCAAGTTTGAGGGTTGCTCAGTCTTTATCTGGTAAGGCTTTGTTATATTAGGttggaaaatgcttggttagagGGGAGCTCAATGGTTGGGCTGGACTGCATTTGTTAGTTTGAGTTAGGCTTTGTTAGGTTGGGGATAATAAAAAACTCAGGTTACAAAGGTTTGGATTGAAAAAGGCTAGGTTAGGAGAGTTTTGGTTAGGGGAGGTTAGGTTGGAAAGATTTTGCATAGAAAGGATTTGGTTAAGAAGTCTTAGCTTAGAAACACTTAGGTTGAGAAAatcttaggttgggaaaagcttaggttgggaaaagcttaggttaggagaaacttaggttaggaaactgttgggttgggaaaaaattaggttagaaaaagctttggttagggaaagctttggtttgtgaaagcttaggttaggaaaagctttggttggggaaagcttcgATTGGGAAATGATTAGGTTAAAAAAATCAcaagttagggaaagcttaggttggggaaaaattggttaggaaaagctaaggttgggaAAATCTAAGGTTTGGGAAAGCCTATGTTAGGAAAAGataaggttgggaaaagctcaggttaggagaagctaaagttaggaaaagctttggttaggaaaagcttaggttgagaaaagcttgggtgaggaataagcttaggttgggaaaagctttggttaggaaagcttaggttaggagaagctaaggttgggagaatctaaggttgagtaaagcttaggttaggaaaagctttggttagtgaaagcttaggtgaggaaaagctttgagttaggagaaacttaggttaggtgaagctaaggttaggtgaaacttaggttaggaaaagcttgggttagggaaagctttggttagtgaaagcttagattaggaaaagctttaggctagggaaagctttgagttagaagaaacttaggttaggagaagcaaaggttaggagaagcttaggttgggaTAAGCTTAGGTCAGGAAAAAGTCAagtgttagggaaagcttaggttagaagaagctaaggttaggtaaagcttaggttaggaaaagctttggttagggaaagctttggttagtgaaagcttaggttgggaaaagctttaggttagggaAAACTCAAGTTAGGTGAAGCTAattttaggaaaagctttggttaggaaaatctcagattagaaaaagcttagtTTAGGAGAGATTTGGTCTTGGCCCAGGCTCAGTAAGCTTTGGTCATACTTGCTCAGTAATTATTTGACTAACTCTGCCACTGCCGGTCCCAAGCCTGGGGTCCCACTTTTAGGGGGAAAGGAGGAGGGTTTGCGAAGGGCCAACAACCCTTCCAGTAAAACTGTCAACGTTATGGAAACTCAGAATGAGCCTCGGATTGGACAGGATTTAAGGAttaaaaaacggaaacaaactGGCTTTGGAAAACGGAAAAATGATTTAAGACTATTTACATGGAATGTGCGTACCCTATTCAGAAACAGAGCACTGCAGCAGCTTACAGACACATTAACAGCCTACAAAGCAGACATAGCTGCAATCCAAGAAGTAAGATGGACAGGAGACGGTGTTATACACACCACATATACAGAAACCCAGACTTCTACTACAGCTGCCACAGGACTAAACACTGTTTTGGTGTGGGCTTCCTAGTTATGAAGCATATCAGGCAGTTAGTGATTGATTTTAAGGCAATAAATGAACGAATCGGAGTGTTATGAGTCAGAGGAAGGTTTTTCAATCTATCAATAATCAACTGCCATGCACCTACTGAAGGAAAGCCTGATGAAGAGGAGGATACATTTTATGGAGATCTTGAGAGAGCATATAACGCATGCCCAAAACATGACATTAAAGTTCTAATGGGAGATATGAATGCTAAAATAGGATGGGAAGAAATCTACAAACAGCAAGCGGGTTCTCACAGCCTACATAATGAATCCAATCTGAACGGAATAAGACTTATCAACTTCGCTGCATCTAAAGGAATGGTGATAAGCAGCACATCCTTTCCCAGGAAAAATATCCATGAGGAAACATGGGTCTCCCCGGATATGGCTACATATAATCAAATTGATTATGTGATGATAGATGGCCGGCATCGTTCTAATGTTATGGATGTAAGGACCTTCAGAGGAGCAAATATAGATTCGGACCACTACCTTGTTGGAGCCACGCTCCGAGCACGGATCTCCAAAGTTAAAAATATAGAGGAAGCCAGACGCAAGAAGTTCAATGTTGGTGCCTTGAAAGAGGACTCTTCTCAGAAATTCAAAGACTGTGTCTGGAATAATCTGCGAGTTGAAGAGGGTGAAGATCTATCTGGGATGTGGAGAAGCCTAAGGGATGAACTGGAAAGGATTGCAGAAGATGTTATGGGAGTGGAAAGGCAAGAACAGACCAAAACATGGTTTGACTACAAATGCCAAAAGGCAACAAACAAAAAGAACACAGCCTATAAGAAGATGCAGCAGAGCCGAGGGACAAGGAGTACAGCCGAACAGTATAGAGCTATGAGAAGAGCTGAAAAGAGGATacataagaaaaagaagaaagaatggaagaagaaagagcTGGAGATCCTAGAAGCTGCAAGAGATAGGAATGAGACAAGAAAGTTTTACAACAAAGTTAATATAGGAAGAAAGGGTTTCATGCCAAGAACAACTTTGTGCAGAGCAAAGGATGGTGAACTGCTGAGTGAGCCGGGGAAAGTTTTGCGAAGATGGAAGGAGCACTTTGAAGAACTGTACCATCCTGAAATTCCACTGGAAAGGCTGGTGCGGGAGGTCCAATTGGCAGTGGAGAAGTTGAATAGAAACAAGGCACCAGGAGAAGATGGAATCCCAGCAGAACTTCTGAAAGATGCTGGAGATCACCTTGCTGAACAACTGCAAAAAGTGATCCATAAGGTGTGGGTGACAGAGCGGATGCCTGAGGACTGGACAGTAGGACTTATCTGCCCGATACATAAAAAAGGGGATCAAATGGAATGTAAGAATTATAGGGGCATAACCCTTCTCAACACTGGGTACAAAGTATTTTCAAACATTCTGTTTGCTAGGCTCAAACCATTAGTGGAAAGGTGTGTAGGGAAGTATCAGACAGGATTCCGCTCCGGATGCTCTACAATAGATCAAATATTCTTGTTGTGACAGATACTAGAGAAGGCTCATGAATACAAAATAGGAACCTCCCACCTCTTCTTGGATTTCACTGCGGCCTATGACAGTATCCTGAGAGTAAGGCTATTCGAAGCCATGGAGGAATTTCAATTCCCAAGGAAGCTCATCAACCTTACAAAAGCATCCTTGTCTAAAGTTGTATGCCAGGTGAAGATACAAAGCCATATGTCAGAGCCTTTTGAGATGGAGGCAGGGCTGAGACAAGGAGATGCTCTTTCATGTTTGTTATTTAATATAGCTTTAGAAAAAGTCATTCGTGAGTCAAAAGTCAACACTGAAgggaatattttttataaatcaacCCAAATTCTCGCATACGCAGACAACATTGATATCATTGGAAGATCGGTGAATGATATGAAGGAAgcctttaaaaatattaaaaatgcagCATTGCAAATGGGCCTTCACAtaaatgaaaacaaaacaaagatcATGATCACATCAACGAACCACAACATCGGGTAGAGGCTTCAGATGGATGATAACTGTTTTGAGGTTAAAGATGATTTTGTATACCTGGGCTCCCTCGTCGATGGTAAAAACGAAACAACAAAGGAGGTGGAAAGGAGAATTCTCCTCTCCAACAGATGCTTCTATGGTCTCTCCAAgtatataaaaaacaaagtGCTGAGCAGAGCCACaaagtttaaaatttattgCTCGCTAATCCTGCCAGTACTCATGTATGGCAGTGAAACATGGACACTGTCCAAAAAAGACGAGAGCCAACTCAAAGTTTT
Above is a window of Nilaparvata lugens isolate BPH chromosome 4, ASM1435652v1, whole genome shotgun sequence DNA encoding:
- the LOC120351043 gene encoding uncharacterized protein LOC120351043, translated to MGDMNAKIGWEEIYKQQAGSHSLHNESNLNGIRLINFAASKGMVISSTSFPRKNIHEETWVSPDMATYNQIDYVMIDGRHRSNVMDVRTFRGANIDSDHYLVGATLRARISKVKNIEEARRKKFNVGALKEDSSQKFKDCVWNNLRVEEGEDLSGMWRSLRDELERIAEDVMGVERQEQTKTWFDYKCQKATNKKNTAYKKMQQSRGTRSTAEQYRAMRRAEKRIHKKKKKEWKKKELEILEAARDRNETRKFYNKVNIGRKGFMPRTTLCRAKDGELLSEPGKVLRRWKEHFEELYHPEIPLERLVREVQLAVEKLNRNKAPGEDGIPAELLKDAGDHLAEQLQKVIHKVWVTERMPEDWTVGLICPIHKKGDQMEYCDRLATLFGQMRHTHQGGSCCTGWKGGEDQEGRDCAGWTVLTRTHK